A genomic window from Oceanobacillus timonensis includes:
- a CDS encoding NADPH-dependent FMN reductase, producing MKVAAMIGSNRADSYNKQLVEYMKDRYQENVDIDILPIEKLPFFNQDEELDPPEIVKEIRQRIKESDAILFATPEYNGSISGMLKNAIDWFSRVDLVMVNKPGMVVGASMGALGTVKAQLQLRQILNSRGVGVLTLPGNEVLIGSVQNKMDEQGKLTDEQTIDFLDSVVHNFVHWCNTVLK from the coding sequence ATGAAAGTTGCAGCAATGATTGGAAGCAATCGTGCAGATTCCTACAACAAACAACTTGTTGAATATATGAAGGATCGCTATCAGGAAAATGTGGATATCGATATTTTACCGATAGAGAAGTTACCTTTTTTTAATCAGGATGAAGAATTAGATCCGCCGGAGATTGTTAAAGAGATCCGTCAGCGCATTAAAGAAAGTGATGCTATTTTATTTGCTACTCCTGAATACAATGGTTCTATTTCGGGTATGTTAAAAAATGCAATTGACTGGTTTTCGCGCGTAGATTTAGTCATGGTAAATAAACCCGGAATGGTCGTTGGTGCTTCTATGGGAGCTCTTGGTACGGTTAAAGCACAATTGCAGCTTCGCCAGATTTTAAATTCCCGCGGAGTTGGTGTATTAACACTGCCGGGAAATGAAGTATTAATTGGTTCCGTTCAGAACAAAATGGATGAGCAAGGGAAATTGACAGATGAACAAACAATTGATTTTCTGGATTCCGTTGTTCATAACTTTGTCCATTGGTGTAATACAGTACTGAAATAA
- a CDS encoding DHA2 family efflux MFS transporter permease subunit: MDEQHESSLETTKSSRVPILVVLLSGAFVAILNQTLLGTALPHIMSDLDINANTVQWLQSAFMLVNGIMIPITAFLIGTFTTRTLFLTAMSLFTAGTVICGFAPEFFSLLLGRVLQAAGAGIMMPLMQTILILIYPKEKRGSAMGMFGLVISFAPAIGPTLSGYIVENFPWRTLFFMVLPIAILNIIIAYFLLKNVTERTFPELDKLSILLSTIGFGGILYGFSTAGNAGWLSYQVIGSLVIGGIMLAWFITRQMNLKTPILEFRVFKYRIFTITTVLGMVTFMTMIGAAVILPLYMQQMLGFSAFHSGLALLAGAVVQGLMNPITGRLFDRYGARYLAMIGLAFIVITTLMLSTLTPETSFVFIATVHGFRMLGVAMAMMPVTTAGLNVLPEKYISHGTAVNNTLRQVSGAIGTALPITIMSTASIPEQGVEGMVHGVNISFLVTGIIAIVGFVMTFFIRDRGN, from the coding sequence ATGGATGAACAGCATGAATCGTCACTAGAAACAACAAAAAGCAGCCGGGTTCCGATTCTGGTTGTTTTATTATCTGGAGCTTTTGTTGCTATTTTAAACCAGACGTTATTAGGGACAGCATTGCCGCATATCATGTCGGATTTAGATATTAATGCAAATACGGTCCAGTGGCTGCAATCAGCATTTATGCTGGTAAATGGAATTATGATTCCAATCACGGCTTTTTTAATAGGAACGTTTACGACACGCACCCTGTTTTTAACAGCCATGTCTCTTTTCACAGCAGGTACCGTTATCTGCGGTTTTGCTCCTGAATTTTTCTCTTTGTTATTAGGACGTGTTCTGCAGGCGGCAGGTGCCGGAATCATGATGCCGTTGATGCAGACGATTTTAATTTTAATTTATCCAAAGGAAAAACGAGGCAGTGCAATGGGGATGTTTGGTTTAGTTATTTCCTTTGCACCAGCAATCGGACCGACATTATCCGGTTATATTGTAGAAAACTTTCCTTGGAGAACACTATTTTTCATGGTGTTGCCAATTGCTATTCTAAACATCATTATTGCTTACTTTTTACTTAAAAATGTAACGGAACGGACCTTCCCTGAGTTGGATAAACTGTCCATTTTACTATCAACAATTGGTTTTGGCGGTATTCTGTATGGATTTAGTACTGCTGGAAATGCAGGATGGTTAAGCTACCAGGTGATTGGTTCGCTGGTAATCGGCGGAATCATGCTGGCCTGGTTTATTACAAGACAGATGAATTTAAAAACACCAATCCTGGAATTTAGGGTATTTAAGTATCGAATCTTTACGATTACTACCGTATTGGGCATGGTTACTTTTATGACAATGATTGGAGCTGCAGTTATTTTACCATTGTATATGCAGCAGATGCTGGGATTCAGCGCCTTTCATTCCGGTCTGGCACTCCTCGCAGGGGCAGTTGTACAAGGGTTGATGAACCCTATTACGGGCCGGCTTTTTGACCGGTACGGAGCAAGGTATTTGGCGATGATCGGTCTGGCTTTCATCGTTATTACGACATTAATGCTAAGTACACTGACGCCGGAAACAAGCTTTGTATTTATCGCAACCGTACATGGTTTCCGAATGTTAGGGGTTGCCATGGCAATGATGCCTGTCACAACAGCCGGACTTAATGTACTGCCTGAAAAGTATATTTCACATGGTACAGCTGTTAATAATACGTTAAGACAGGTTTCAGGAGCAATCGGTACTGCATTGCCGATTACAATTATGTCGACAGCTTCTATTCCTGAACAGGGTGTGGAAGGGATGGTACATGGGGTCAATATTTCCTTCTTGGTAACTGGAATAATTGCTATTGTCGGGTTTGTCATGACTTTCTTTATTCGGGATAGAGGTAATTAA
- the pdxK gene encoding pyridoxine/pyridoxal/pyridoxamine kinase — protein sequence MTMKKALTLAGSDSSGGAGIAADLKTFQEHDVYGMTALTSIVTMHPEGWSHDVTPIDVDVVEKQLNTILSVGVDAMKSGMLGSVDIINLGARKIDEFQIDKYVLDPVMVCKGEDEVLQPENTDAMREELLPRSLVVTPNLFEAAQLAQMAPIKTIEQMKEAAKKIHALGAKNVVVKGGKQLEHDKAVDLFYDGADFDLLESEKVETTYNHGAGCTFAAAITANLAHGENVHDAVKAAKTFVAAAIANGWKLNEYVGPVMHGAYNKTDSKKVEVFSV from the coding sequence ATGACAATGAAAAAAGCATTAACGCTTGCCGGTTCTGATTCCAGCGGTGGCGCTGGAATTGCAGCAGATTTAAAAACGTTTCAAGAACATGATGTATACGGCATGACTGCCTTAACTTCTATTGTAACAATGCATCCAGAAGGCTGGAGTCATGATGTCACTCCAATAGATGTCGATGTCGTGGAAAAACAATTGAACACGATTCTTTCCGTCGGCGTAGATGCCATGAAATCCGGCATGCTCGGTTCTGTAGATATTATCAATTTAGGAGCCAGAAAAATTGATGAATTTCAGATTGATAAATATGTGCTGGATCCGGTTATGGTATGTAAAGGCGAAGATGAAGTGCTTCAGCCGGAAAATACCGATGCCATGCGCGAAGAATTACTGCCTCGTTCGTTAGTGGTGACACCTAACTTGTTCGAAGCTGCCCAATTAGCACAAATGGCTCCAATTAAAACCATTGAGCAAATGAAAGAAGCAGCGAAAAAAATTCATGCCTTAGGCGCAAAAAATGTTGTCGTTAAAGGCGGAAAACAACTGGAGCATGACAAAGCAGTTGATTTATTCTATGATGGCGCGGACTTTGACCTATTAGAAAGTGAAAAAGTAGAAACAACGTATAACCACGGAGCAGGCTGTACCTTCGCAGCAGCCATCACAGCCAATTTAGCTCACGGTGAAAACGTGCATGATGCAGTAAAAGCAGCAAAAACCTTTGTAGCAGCTGCCATTGCAAACGGCTGGAAACTAAATGAATATGTAGGTCCTGTTATGCACGGTGCTTATAATAAAACAGACAGCAAAAAAGTAGAAGTATTCAGCGTATAG
- a CDS encoding C45 family autoproteolytic acyltransferase/hydolase — MKSVHTDIIQFRGSHYQFGLFQAEKLKNSPIRTHRKALLNKRWRNFLVDEAEVKAVFQTFSPAIWEEIQGLSDGLGMSWNDAIREFGGYYYEYGRSGCSIHTKNDFLVRNYDNAPDSYEGRYVLYAPSDIGYASAGPSMQITGRTDGINEKGLTMGYNFVNRKKSGDGFVCNMIGRLILENCATVEEAVQLLQDLPHRNTFNYVLLDPSGKSRIVEVSPRSFSVREGHSCTNHFHALTEENRYRSDESMERLEKIEIKQQEVHSPYEAFRMLNDVEQGIFSEKYGAWAGTLHTALYVPSELSAWIALGGDRQPFIFSFRKWLQGEKLHATKIKGQINATDSFINQ, encoded by the coding sequence ATGAAATCTGTTCATACTGATATTATACAATTCCGCGGGAGCCATTATCAATTCGGGCTTTTTCAAGCGGAAAAACTAAAAAATTCTCCGATACGCACACACCGGAAAGCACTCTTGAACAAACGCTGGAGAAATTTTCTGGTTGATGAAGCGGAAGTAAAAGCTGTATTCCAAACGTTTTCCCCTGCCATTTGGGAAGAGATACAAGGATTAAGCGATGGGTTAGGGATGTCATGGAATGATGCGATACGCGAATTTGGCGGATACTATTACGAATATGGACGCAGCGGCTGTTCGATTCATACAAAAAATGATTTTCTGGTACGGAATTATGATAATGCTCCAGATTCCTATGAAGGACGTTATGTCCTATATGCACCTTCAGACATAGGGTACGCCAGCGCCGGCCCATCGATGCAGATTACCGGACGTACAGACGGAATCAACGAGAAAGGATTGACAATGGGCTATAATTTCGTCAATCGTAAAAAATCAGGTGACGGCTTTGTCTGTAATATGATCGGCAGACTCATTTTGGAAAACTGTGCTACTGTGGAAGAAGCCGTTCAATTACTACAGGATTTACCGCACCGGAATACGTTCAACTATGTCTTATTAGATCCCTCCGGAAAATCACGCATTGTAGAAGTTTCCCCCCGCTCTTTCTCCGTACGGGAAGGTCACAGCTGCACCAACCATTTTCATGCATTAACAGAAGAAAACAGATACCGTTCTGATGAATCAATGGAAAGACTGGAGAAAATAGAAATCAAACAACAGGAGGTTCACTCTCCCTATGAAGCATTTCGCATGTTAAACGATGTGGAACAAGGGATTTTTTCTGAAAAATATGGTGCATGGGCAGGAACGCTTCATACCGCACTTTATGTCCCTAGTGAACTTTCTGCGTGGATTGCACTGGGCGGCGACCGCCAGCCCTTTATTTTCTCTTTTAGAAAGTGGCTGCAGGGAGAAAAATTACATGCGACCAAAATAAAAGGCCAAATAAACGCAACAGATTCATTTATTAATCAATAA
- a CDS encoding endonuclease III domain-containing protein, giving the protein MVEKISYIELYQKLFHYYGPQGWWPADSDLQMLISAILVQRTNWKNVAFALENLGKDVTVGELLRMEEDELAEKIRPSGFYRMKARKVKAWLHWFQKYDFQIDRVKEMDRETLRKELLTVYGIGEETADAMMLYAFDKPGFMADNYAMRLFRRIGYSVPKTYEAFKKEVEAAFPYDLEMHQEFHALIVEHGKQYCKKTPLCAACPLLPFCRTGREKTAPS; this is encoded by the coding sequence ATGGTAGAAAAGATAAGCTATATCGAACTATATCAAAAATTATTCCATTATTATGGTCCACAGGGGTGGTGGCCCGCAGATTCTGATTTACAGATGTTAATTAGTGCGATTTTAGTGCAACGAACAAATTGGAAGAATGTTGCATTCGCTTTAGAGAACTTAGGAAAAGATGTCACAGTCGGAGAGTTACTCCGGATGGAAGAAGATGAATTGGCGGAAAAAATACGTCCCAGTGGGTTTTACCGGATGAAGGCGCGGAAGGTGAAAGCCTGGCTGCACTGGTTTCAAAAATATGATTTTCAAATAGATCGAGTGAAGGAAATGGACAGGGAAACATTGCGTAAAGAATTGTTAACTGTCTATGGAATCGGAGAGGAAACAGCTGATGCGATGATGCTGTATGCTTTTGATAAACCTGGATTTATGGCAGATAACTACGCAATGAGGCTCTTTCGGCGGATTGGTTATTCTGTTCCGAAAACGTATGAAGCTTTTAAAAAAGAGGTAGAAGCGGCTTTTCCTTATGATTTAGAAATGCATCAGGAGTTTCACGCATTAATTGTAGAGCATGGAAAACAATATTGTAAGAAGACACCATTATGTGCGGCTTGTCCGCTTCTTCCTTTTTGCAGGACAGGGAGAGAAAAAACAGCTCCATCATAA
- the cydD gene encoding thiol reductant ABC exporter subunit CydD: MKTFRSRMVWMGIVSLAMAFAIVGQSYFVVTIIQELFLDHAAFLSIIPAIFLLISMLLLRTIFQYIIKESGIKMAQTAKISMREKLLRHFTSQPMTEADKGQSGQKTSLFMDTVDEIDGYFSQYLPQVIQSVGIVLIVWIAIFILNWTSGLIILVSAPFIPIFMMIIGVKTKDKSKEQLSELAAFSGTFLDTLQGLPTVKIFGQSAAQRDKIDQDSTKFRDATMGILKVAFTNSLALEFIAMLSIGLIALEIAIRMIIFQNLSFFTGFFVLLLAPELFNQLKQLGSAFHSGRASMGAASRVEDTLQEETAPVSWGQEPLEECTIPELQLDQAIFHYEEGDFQLEASSMRISACDQVAIIGKTGAGKSTLLYVLAGFLPVQEGEFLINGIPQDRVQKTDWFGKIGYLSQQPYIFSGTVRENILLGSPEEQRDKTIQEVAAQAGIQDWIAALPEGLDTAIGEGGRGLSGGEKQRIAIARTLLKKPQILFFDEPTTGLDIQTEHILQQSLDALKHQATIITVAHRLHTIRNADKIFLMDEGKIAGEGTHEELYRHHPMYQQMLNTQQGGQES; the protein is encoded by the coding sequence ATGAAAACTTTTCGTAGCAGGATGGTTTGGATGGGGATAGTCTCTCTCGCGATGGCATTCGCCATTGTAGGGCAGAGTTATTTCGTTGTAACTATCATCCAGGAGTTGTTTCTGGATCATGCGGCATTTTTATCCATTATTCCTGCAATCTTTCTATTGATCAGTATGCTGTTATTACGAACGATTTTTCAATATATTATCAAGGAATCCGGAATCAAAATGGCACAGACTGCGAAAATTTCCATGCGGGAAAAGCTGCTTCGTCATTTTACCAGCCAACCGATGACAGAAGCTGATAAGGGACAGTCCGGTCAGAAAACAAGTTTGTTTATGGATACCGTGGATGAAATAGACGGTTATTTTAGCCAGTATCTTCCGCAAGTCATTCAATCTGTTGGTATTGTTCTAATTGTCTGGATCGCTATTTTTATCCTTAATTGGACAAGCGGATTGATTATTCTTGTTTCCGCACCATTTATTCCAATTTTTATGATGATTATCGGGGTGAAGACCAAGGACAAGTCGAAAGAACAACTGTCGGAATTAGCTGCTTTTTCAGGAACGTTTCTCGATACGCTGCAAGGTCTGCCGACGGTGAAAATATTTGGCCAATCAGCTGCACAGCGAGATAAAATTGATCAAGACAGCACGAAGTTCCGGGATGCAACGATGGGGATATTAAAGGTGGCATTTACGAATTCCTTAGCTTTGGAATTTATTGCGATGCTGAGTATTGGTCTGATTGCGTTAGAAATTGCCATTCGGATGATTATTTTTCAAAATCTCAGCTTTTTTACCGGCTTTTTTGTCTTACTTCTTGCTCCCGAATTGTTCAATCAATTAAAACAGCTCGGATCAGCCTTTCATTCTGGCCGCGCGAGTATGGGAGCCGCCTCAAGAGTGGAAGATACGTTACAGGAAGAGACTGCTCCGGTTTCTTGGGGACAGGAGCCGTTGGAAGAGTGTACCATACCGGAATTACAGCTTGACCAGGCCATTTTTCATTATGAAGAAGGTGATTTCCAGCTGGAAGCATCTTCCATGCGCATTTCCGCCTGTGACCAAGTGGCGATTATCGGAAAAACGGGTGCAGGGAAATCAACGTTGCTTTATGTGCTTGCCGGTTTTTTGCCTGTGCAAGAAGGAGAATTTTTGATTAATGGCATCCCACAAGATAGAGTACAAAAAACAGATTGGTTCGGGAAAATAGGGTATTTATCGCAGCAGCCTTATATATTTTCAGGAACAGTACGGGAAAATATATTACTCGGTTCTCCGGAAGAGCAGCGTGACAAAACGATACAGGAAGTTGCTGCCCAAGCTGGAATCCAGGACTGGATTGCAGCCTTGCCGGAAGGACTGGATACCGCTATTGGTGAAGGCGGAAGAGGTCTATCCGGGGGCGAAAAGCAGCGGATTGCGATTGCCCGGACCCTGCTCAAAAAGCCGCAAATCCTCTTTTTTGATGAGCCGACGACCGGATTGGATATTCAGACGGAGCATATTTTGCAACAATCTTTAGATGCCTTAAAACATCAGGCAACAATTATAACTGTTGCGCACCGCCTGCATACCATCCGAAATGCTGACAAAATATTTCTGATGGACGAAGGGAAAATAGCAGGAGAGGGGACGCATGAGGAGCTTTATCGACATCATCCAATGTATCAGCAAATGCTAAACACGCAGCAGGGGGGACAGGAATCATGA
- the cydC gene encoding thiol reductant ABC exporter subunit CydC: MKDLSLVMKMMLKEKKDILLSIFFGFLAGVTAVSLFAASGYLISQAAFAPPIYTLMVLVASVKLLGITSAVSRYGERYFSHRGTFTILKNIRLKVYDRIEPLANRILQKYRSGDILARIVGDVESLQHFFLRVFYPPVVLAAVFIATIFFTLYLSVGVALTMIAGTVVVLFIFPSLFYLFQKKTAISMREKRGALSSTFTDYLYGFRELTIFQQAESKKQQVNRDMHQYEEMKAKENRQLAIREAIVIFFSFFIAVIILVQAGFYVAEGNLAGTLLAMLFMIAITVFEDAPSMAVLPAHLEESKASSQRLMDVWENETQAEAAVHELDTDVPIHVDFKDVSIHYPNERKAAVQHATFQIKPGKNIAIVGPSGSGKSTLMQALLTFAPIQSGHIFVNGKELSTIVPDSLWRQMNVSLQHNHFFYGSMYENLQFANKEATTEACRTALDKVQLGHFSLEDQVLEKGTNLSGGEKQRLALARLFLRDASIWLLDEPTSSLDAITEQQIMDEIEQATTYQTVVTIRHRLTGLEKMDQIIVMNHGDIVEQGTYTELMKKEQGYFKAMKELENQQLAF, from the coding sequence ATGAAAGATCTCAGTCTGGTTATGAAAATGATGCTGAAAGAAAAAAAGGATATTCTTCTCTCTATCTTTTTTGGTTTTCTTGCCGGGGTGACAGCTGTTTCCTTGTTCGCGGCTAGCGGATATTTAATTTCACAAGCTGCTTTTGCACCGCCGATTTACACGTTAATGGTTCTGGTAGCCAGTGTGAAGCTGCTCGGAATTACGTCAGCTGTCAGCAGGTATGGGGAACGTTATTTTTCCCATCGCGGCACCTTTACAATCCTCAAAAATATTCGTTTGAAAGTATATGACCGGATCGAGCCGTTAGCAAACCGGATATTACAAAAATACCGGAGCGGAGATATTTTAGCCCGGATTGTCGGCGATGTGGAGAGCTTGCAGCATTTCTTTTTACGTGTGTTCTATCCGCCGGTTGTATTGGCAGCTGTTTTTATAGCTACTATTTTCTTTACGTTGTATCTGTCTGTTGGTGTTGCGCTGACGATGATTGCTGGTACTGTTGTGGTGCTTTTTATTTTTCCATCTCTTTTTTATCTGTTTCAGAAAAAAACGGCAATATCGATGCGCGAAAAAAGAGGTGCATTGTCCTCTACATTTACAGATTATCTATACGGTTTCCGAGAATTGACTATTTTTCAGCAGGCTGAAAGCAAAAAACAACAGGTAAATCGGGATATGCACCAATATGAAGAGATGAAAGCAAAAGAAAATCGGCAGCTTGCTATCCGGGAAGCAATCGTTATATTCTTTTCCTTTTTCATTGCTGTGATTATCCTGGTGCAGGCAGGCTTTTATGTGGCAGAAGGGAATCTGGCAGGAACGCTGTTGGCAATGCTGTTTATGATTGCCATTACAGTATTTGAAGACGCGCCTTCCATGGCTGTACTTCCTGCGCATTTAGAAGAAAGTAAAGCTTCTTCTCAACGTCTGATGGACGTTTGGGAAAATGAAACACAAGCCGAAGCAGCTGTACATGAACTCGACACAGATGTCCCGATACATGTTGATTTTAAGGATGTTTCCATTCATTATCCAAATGAAAGAAAAGCGGCCGTGCAACACGCCACCTTTCAAATAAAGCCTGGCAAAAATATTGCTATTGTTGGTCCAAGCGGTTCAGGAAAATCAACATTGATGCAGGCGTTGCTTACTTTTGCGCCAATACAATCTGGTCACATTTTCGTAAATGGGAAAGAATTAAGCACCATTGTTCCAGACAGTTTATGGAGACAAATGAATGTATCCCTGCAGCACAATCACTTTTTTTATGGCAGTATGTATGAGAATTTACAGTTTGCGAATAAAGAAGCAACAACAGAAGCATGCCGGACAGCTTTGGATAAAGTCCAATTAGGTCATTTTTCTTTGGAAGATCAAGTGTTGGAAAAAGGGACGAACTTATCCGGCGGAGAAAAACAACGTCTGGCATTAGCACGTCTATTTCTTCGGGATGCTTCCATTTGGCTGCTGGATGAGCCGACTTCTTCTTTAGATGCAATTACGGAGCAGCAAATCATGGATGAAATTGAGCAAGCCACAACATACCAGACCGTTGTCACCATCAGACATCGTTTAACAGGGTTAGAAAAGATGGATCAGATTATTGTGATGAACCATGGTGACATTGTAGAGCAGGGTACTTATACGGAGTTGATGAAAAAAGAGCAAGGATATTTTAAGGCTATGAAAGAACTGGAAAATCAGCAGTTAGCTTTTTAA
- the cydS gene encoding cytochrome bd oxidase small subunit CydS, with protein MFNQFLIFIAPFIVLIAAIVFAFVAAAKDR; from the coding sequence ATGTTCAATCAATTTCTGATTTTTATCGCTCCTTTTATTGTCCTGATTGCAGCAATTGTTTTTGCATTTGTCGCTGCAGCAAAGGATAGATAG
- a CDS encoding cytochrome d ubiquinol oxidase subunit II: protein MIMEIVGISVLWLFLFGYIIVGSIDYGAGFFNAYSIVTGKQHILSKIIQRYLSPVWEVTNVFFVFFFVGIVGFFPETAYYFGTILLVPGSLALVLLAIRGSYYAFESYGKQGHKGYAIMYGLSGLLIPASLSIVLTISEGGFVFMENGNPVLDYSALFFSPLTWSIVVLSLVAVLYISAVFLTWYANETGDKDATDLMRKYALGWSIPLIIAASGIIVELYFHNETHFENLLSLWWMFAISFILWIFTVVLIWKRRNYGTAFWFLTGQFAFAFFGYGIAHYPYLLYPHISIHEGFTNPAMAISLIVVFILGMALLVPSLYLLLKLFLFDKNYIKGKK, encoded by the coding sequence ATGATAATGGAAATCGTCGGTATTTCTGTTCTCTGGTTATTTTTATTTGGTTACATTATTGTTGGGTCCATTGATTACGGAGCAGGCTTTTTCAATGCCTATAGTATCGTTACCGGAAAACAGCATATTCTCTCTAAAATCATTCAGCGGTATCTGTCTCCTGTTTGGGAGGTTACCAATGTATTCTTTGTATTTTTCTTTGTCGGGATCGTCGGTTTCTTTCCGGAGACGGCGTACTACTTTGGAACAATCCTGCTGGTTCCGGGCAGTCTGGCTTTAGTTTTATTAGCCATCCGTGGTTCTTATTATGCATTTGAATCCTATGGAAAGCAGGGACATAAAGGGTATGCCATTATGTATGGCTTATCCGGACTGCTGATACCTGCTTCTTTATCCATTGTGCTTACCATTTCAGAAGGCGGCTTTGTCTTTATGGAAAATGGAAATCCAGTCTTAGATTACAGTGCATTGTTCTTCAGTCCGTTAACCTGGTCGATTGTCGTATTGAGTCTTGTCGCTGTTCTCTATATATCCGCCGTGTTCTTAACCTGGTATGCTAATGAAACAGGAGATAAGGACGCAACAGACTTAATGCGGAAATATGCATTAGGCTGGTCTATTCCTTTGATTATTGCTGCTTCAGGAATCATTGTGGAACTGTATTTCCATAATGAAACCCATTTTGAAAACCTGTTGAGTCTATGGTGGATGTTCGCCATTTCCTTTATTCTATGGATATTTACAGTTGTACTGATTTGGAAACGCCGCAATTACGGAACTGCATTCTGGTTTCTGACCGGGCAATTTGCTTTTGCTTTCTTCGGTTACGGTATCGCCCACTATCCGTATCTGTTGTATCCGCATATCAGCATCCATGAAGGGTTTACCAACCCGGCAATGGCTATATCACTGATTGTGGTCTTTATCTTAGGGATGGCATTGCTTGTTCCGTCACTTTATTTATTACTCAAGCTGTTCTTGTTTGATAAAAACTATATTAAAGGAAAGAAGTGA
- a CDS encoding cytochrome ubiquinol oxidase subunit I — protein sequence MTLFEDPAFASRMLTLLTLSFHIIYATIGVGVPLMIMIAQWIGIKNNDPHYLLMARRWAKGFVVTVAVGVVTGTAIGLQLSLLWPSFMELAGNIIAMPLFMEVFAFFFEAIFLGIYLYTWDRFDNPKKHLLLLIPVAVGGGMSAYFITVVNSFMNSPAGFDIVGGDLVNANPLLAMFTLSMPTKVAHVLSTAYMTIAFMFAAIAAFRLLQKKNQEYHKKSLHMAMKIGLIFAVATALIGDLSGKYLAEYQPEKLAAAEWHFETSTEAPLVMWGALDDNNEPQYALHVPYALSILAHGFPGSEVTGLEEFPADEQPPLVIHYFFDTMVTIGMFMIGLSLLYWFGMRRKWAFVEKTWYRWLIVAGGPLSFLAIEAGWWMAEVGRQPWILRGLMTIEEGATTSDYVGWMFVLFAVLYFILGVGTVVVLTHMFRKNPVDKDLERMQGGDPS from the coding sequence ATGACGTTATTTGAAGATCCGGCATTTGCCAGTAGAATGCTTACGCTGTTGACATTATCATTTCATATTATTTATGCCACCATTGGTGTCGGTGTTCCGCTAATGATTATGATCGCACAGTGGATCGGCATCAAAAACAATGATCCGCATTATTTGTTGATGGCTAGGCGCTGGGCAAAAGGATTTGTCGTTACGGTTGCTGTCGGCGTTGTAACAGGGACAGCTATTGGGCTTCAATTATCCCTGTTATGGCCAAGCTTTATGGAATTAGCGGGGAACATCATTGCTATGCCGCTATTTATGGAAGTTTTCGCCTTTTTCTTTGAAGCGATTTTCTTAGGAATTTATTTATATACCTGGGATCGTTTTGACAATCCGAAAAAGCATTTGCTTTTATTAATTCCAGTAGCTGTCGGCGGCGGAATGTCGGCATATTTTATCACTGTCGTGAATTCATTTATGAACAGTCCGGCAGGCTTCGATATTGTTGGAGGAGACCTGGTCAACGCCAATCCGCTGCTTGCCATGTTTACCTTATCGATGCCGACAAAAGTTGCCCATGTACTGTCTACCGCTTATATGACGATTGCCTTTATGTTTGCAGCGATTGCAGCATTCCGATTGCTTCAGAAGAAAAATCAGGAATATCATAAAAAATCACTGCATATGGCCATGAAGATTGGTTTAATCTTTGCAGTTGCAACAGCTTTAATCGGTGATTTATCTGGTAAATACTTAGCAGAATACCAACCGGAAAAGCTGGCTGCTGCGGAATGGCACTTTGAGACATCAACAGAAGCACCACTTGTGATGTGGGGTGCTCTGGATGATAATAATGAACCGCAATATGCCTTGCACGTTCCTTATGCTTTGAGCATCTTAGCACATGGATTCCCGGGCTCGGAAGTAACGGGACTGGAAGAATTTCCTGCAGACGAGCAGCCACCGCTTGTTATCCATTATTTCTTTGACACGATGGTGACCATCGGTATGTTTATGATTGGCTTATCGCTGCTTTATTGGTTTGGAATGCGGAGAAAATGGGCTTTTGTTGAAAAAACATGGTATCGCTGGCTTATTGTTGCAGGCGGACCGCTTTCCTTCCTGGCCATTGAAGCGGGCTGGTGGATGGCCGAAGTAGGCCGTCAGCCTTGGATTTTAAGAGGGCTGATGACGATTGAAGAAGGCGCTACAACCAGTGACTATGTCGGCTGGATGTTTGTGTTATTCGCAGTTCTTTATTTCATCCTCGGGGTCGGTACGGTTGTCGTATTAACGCATATGTTCCGGAAAAACCCGGTCGATAAGGACTTAGAACGCATGCAAGGTGGTGATCCATCATGA